In Sciurus carolinensis chromosome 17, mSciCar1.2, whole genome shotgun sequence, one genomic interval encodes:
- the Lyzl4 gene encoding lysozyme-like protein 4, with amino-acid sequence MKASMVLFLLGYLTDPSGARVLGRCTVAKMLYKGGLDYFEGYSLENWVCLAYYESKFNPSAVYENEHGGYSGFGLFQIREDLWCEHGRNLCAVSCSELLNPNLKKTIDCVKKIVKGKEGMGAWPTWSRNCQFSDTLARWLDGCKL; translated from the exons ATGAAGGCCTCCATGGTACTCTTCCTCCTTGGCTACCTCACGGACCCAAGTGGTGCTCGCGTCCTGGGGCGTTGCACGGTGGCTAAGATGCTCTACAAAGGAGGCCTGGATTATTTTGAAGGTTACAGCCTAGAAAACT GGGTTTGCCTGGCTTATTATGAAAGCAAGTTCAACCCCTCGGCTGTGTACGAGAATGAGCACGGTGGCTACTCTGGCTTTGGCCTCTTCCAGATCCGTGAGGACCTGTGGTGTGAACATGGCCGGAATCTCTGTGCTGTGTCCTGCTCTG AGTTACTGAATCCGAATTTAAAGAAGACGATTGATTGTGTCAAGAAAATcgtgaaaggaaaagaaggaatgggCGCGTG GCCCACCTGGTCCCGGAACTGCCAGTTTTCTGATACTCTTGCACGATGGCTGGATGGGTGCAAGTTGTAG